The following DNA comes from Desulfuromonadales bacterium.
TGACCGCGCCGCCGGCGCCTGACATCCTCTACGTCGACGATCACCTCGTCGTCGTCCACAAGCCGGCCGACCTGCTGGTTCACCGCAGCCCGATCGACCGGCGTGAGACCCGTTTCGCCCTGCAGCTGGTCCGCGACCTGATCGGCCGGCGGGTCTACCCGGTACACCGCCTCGACCGGCCGACCTCAGGCGTCCTCCTTTTCGGCCTGACCCCGGAGGCGGCACAGACGCTCTGCCAGTCCTTTATCGATGGCGAGGTGGTTAAAACCTACCTGGCGGTGGTGCGCGGCGTGACGGCGGCCGAGGGAGTCATCGACCATCCTCTGCGCGAAGAACCGGACCGCATTGCCGACCCCTTCGCCGCTCCGGACAAGGAGGCGCAGACAGCGATGACCGGCTATCGACGGCTGGCCGCGACAGAGCTCCCCTTCGCCGTCGGCCGCCATCCGACCAGCCGCTACTCCCTGGTCGAGGCCCATCCCCGCACCGGCCGCCGACACCAGCTGCGCCGGCACTTCAAACACATCTTCCATCCGATCATCGGCGACACGAAATACGGCGAGGGCCGCCACAATCGGCTCTTCCGCAAAGCATTCGACTGTCACCGCCTGCTTCTCGCCGCCGTCGAACTCACCTTCCCCCACCCGGCCAGCGGCCGGCCGCTCACCGTCTGCGCCCCGCCGGAAGCATCCTTTACCCGCCTCATCGACCAATTCGGCTGGCGAGAGGCACTGCCGGCGCGCTGGTGGGGTTGAGTACGACTCCCATCGGCACTGCC
Coding sequences within:
- a CDS encoding pseudouridine synthase — its product is MQPVTAPPAPDILYVDDHLVVVHKPADLLVHRSPIDRRETRFALQLVRDLIGRRVYPVHRLDRPTSGVLLFGLTPEAAQTLCQSFIDGEVVKTYLAVVRGVTAAEGVIDHPLREEPDRIADPFAAPDKEAQTAMTGYRRLAATELPFAVGRHPTSRYSLVEAHPRTGRRHQLRRHFKHIFHPIIGDTKYGEGRHNRLFRKAFDCHRLLLAAVELTFPHPASGRPLTVCAPPEASFTRLIDQFGWREALPARWWG